Proteins encoded in a region of the Mycolicibacterium chitae genome:
- a CDS encoding SDR family NAD(P)-dependent oxidoreductase, with amino-acid sequence MSAALRFDDRVAVITGGGRGLGREYALLLADRGAKVVVNDVGGTLTGDGADAGPASAVVGEITEAGGQAVACTESVATAEGGQAIIEAALREFGRIDILIHNAGNVRRAPLAQMSYEDFDAVLDVHLRGAFHVVRPAFAAMTEAGYGRIVLTSSIGGLYGNHDVANYGVAKAGIIGLSNVAALEGAASNVVSNVIVPAAVTRMAEGLDTSAYPPMGAELVAPTVGWLAHETCSVTGEIMVALAGRVARAYIGETRGVYRQAWTIEDVAENLAEIRDTADPVIFPVVPDGHADHIRYSFGMAAQAVQR; translated from the coding sequence TTGAGTGCTGCCCTGAGATTCGATGACCGGGTGGCCGTCATCACCGGCGGCGGCCGCGGGCTGGGCCGCGAGTACGCGCTGTTGCTGGCCGACCGCGGGGCCAAGGTCGTGGTCAACGACGTCGGCGGCACGCTCACCGGCGACGGTGCCGACGCCGGCCCGGCCAGCGCGGTCGTCGGCGAGATCACCGAGGCCGGCGGGCAGGCGGTGGCCTGCACCGAATCGGTGGCGACGGCCGAGGGCGGTCAGGCGATCATCGAGGCGGCCCTGCGCGAGTTCGGCCGCATCGACATCCTGATCCATAACGCGGGCAATGTGCGCCGCGCACCGCTGGCGCAGATGTCCTACGAGGACTTCGACGCCGTGCTCGACGTGCACCTGCGCGGGGCCTTTCACGTTGTCCGGCCGGCCTTTGCGGCCATGACCGAGGCGGGGTACGGGCGCATCGTGCTGACGTCCTCGATCGGCGGGCTGTACGGCAACCACGACGTCGCCAACTACGGCGTGGCCAAGGCCGGCATCATCGGGCTGTCCAACGTCGCCGCGCTCGAGGGCGCGGCGTCCAACGTCGTGAGCAACGTGATCGTGCCGGCGGCCGTCACCCGGATGGCCGAGGGCCTCGACACGTCGGCCTACCCGCCGATGGGCGCCGAACTCGTCGCGCCGACCGTCGGCTGGCTGGCGCACGAAACCTGCTCCGTCACCGGCGAAATCATGGTGGCGCTGGCGGGCCGCGTCGCGCGCGCCTACATCGGTGAGACGCGCGGGGTGTACCGGCAGGCCTGGACCATCGAGGACGTCGCGGAGAACCTGGCCGAGATCCGCGACACCGCCGATCCGGTCATCTTCCCCGTCGTGCCGGACGGGCACGCCGACCACATCCGGTACAGCTTCGGGATGGCGGCCCAGGCGGTGCAGCGATGA
- a CDS encoding acyl-CoA dehydrogenase family protein, with amino-acid sequence MSDLGEFRKRVRDWCAANVPADWRREQAAVTESEFVAFQKDWFATLHRAGYAVPHWPAEWGGGMSVAEQVVLYQELAAHDAPRLVLAFVGIHHAASTLLVAGTEEQRQRHLPAILDGQIWVQGFSEPEAGSDLAALRTTARRVGEGFVVNGQKVWASGGAHADWCLLLARTDPEAPKRKGISYFLMDMTSPGIEVRPIRNAIGESHFCEIFLNDVEIPAANLVGAENAGWQVAQATLGAERGMTMLELAERLGNAGFRWLVEACRDNPDSRVQDQVSAFEIEIAGLRGMCRELVERSEAGTAGAADASVVKLFYSELLQRMTDFGVQIGGVGAHTVLTKPMSSGWESGAWVLDFIGSWEWTIPGGASEIQRNIIAERGLGLPREPSVQ; translated from the coding sequence ATGAGCGACCTGGGCGAGTTCCGGAAGCGGGTGCGGGACTGGTGCGCGGCCAACGTCCCGGCTGACTGGCGCCGGGAGCAGGCCGCGGTGACCGAGTCGGAATTCGTTGCGTTCCAGAAGGACTGGTTCGCCACCCTGCACCGGGCGGGCTACGCGGTGCCGCACTGGCCCGCCGAGTGGGGTGGCGGCATGTCGGTGGCCGAACAGGTGGTCCTGTACCAGGAACTCGCGGCCCACGACGCGCCGCGGTTGGTGCTGGCCTTCGTCGGCATCCACCACGCGGCGTCGACCCTGCTGGTCGCCGGCACCGAGGAACAGCGGCAGCGTCATCTGCCGGCGATCCTCGACGGGCAGATCTGGGTGCAGGGGTTCTCCGAACCCGAGGCCGGCTCGGATCTGGCCGCGTTGCGCACCACCGCGCGGCGGGTGGGCGAGGGCTTCGTGGTCAACGGGCAGAAGGTGTGGGCCAGCGGTGGTGCGCACGCGGACTGGTGCCTGCTGCTGGCGCGCACCGACCCGGAAGCGCCCAAACGGAAGGGCATTTCGTACTTCCTGATGGACATGACGAGCCCGGGCATCGAGGTGCGGCCGATCCGCAACGCCATCGGCGAGTCGCACTTCTGCGAGATCTTCCTCAACGACGTCGAGATCCCCGCGGCCAACCTGGTGGGAGCGGAGAACGCGGGCTGGCAGGTGGCGCAGGCGACGCTGGGCGCCGAGCGCGGAATGACCATGCTGGAACTCGCGGAACGGTTGGGTAACGCCGGCTTCCGCTGGCTGGTCGAGGCGTGCCGCGACAACCCGGATTCGCGGGTGCAGGATCAGGTCAGCGCCTTCGAGATCGAGATCGCCGGATTGCGCGGAATGTGCCGGGAACTGGTGGAGCGCAGCGAGGCCGGGACCGCCGGTGCCGCCGACGCCTCGGTCGTGAAGCTGTTCTACAGCGAACTGCTGCAGCGGATGACCGACTTCGGGGTGCAGATCGGCGGGGTCGGGGCGCACACCGTGCTGACCAAACCGATGTCGAGCGGCTGGGAATCCGGCGCCTGGGTGCTGGATTTCATCGGATCGTGGGAATGGACCATCCCCGGTGGTGCCAGCGAGATCCAGCGCAACATCATCGCCGAGCGCGGCCTGGGACTGCCGCGGGAACCGAGTGTGCAGTGA
- a CDS encoding acyl-CoA dehydrogenase family protein: MILDLSPEADEFGRQALRAFESAGGDELLQQAEAKPAAREALVGAVLQDLGAWDLEPRADSDSLEAAAALCRSAGYWALPYPVAERLSRPTTGEAAGLLVVADTNPSAPVVGVRLPWTAVTLSGQSRTVVGTSAARPGFVAELELSSTSAEAPDDVALGLVLPCWTLLGMLDRALALTIEHVRLRQQFGQPLSKFQSVQFQLTDAEVERGGLEILAKHALWSAGPSSGTSAAEALDDALALRMAAIEAAEVVFRVCHQLHGAVGFCDETTLSWLSRYSQPLRRLPFGLSATRDLLTARIDGRGLTGLYAG; this comes from the coding sequence ATGATCCTGGACCTGAGCCCCGAGGCCGACGAGTTCGGCCGGCAGGCGCTGCGGGCCTTCGAGTCGGCCGGCGGCGACGAACTGCTGCAGCAGGCCGAGGCCAAACCCGCGGCCCGCGAGGCGCTGGTGGGTGCGGTCCTGCAGGACCTCGGCGCCTGGGACCTGGAGCCGCGGGCGGATTCCGACAGCCTGGAGGCCGCCGCGGCGCTGTGCCGCAGCGCGGGATACTGGGCGCTGCCGTATCCGGTCGCCGAGCGGCTGTCGCGGCCGACCACCGGCGAGGCCGCCGGACTGCTGGTGGTCGCCGACACCAACCCGTCGGCCCCCGTCGTGGGGGTGCGGCTGCCGTGGACGGCGGTCACCCTGTCGGGGCAGAGCCGGACCGTGGTCGGTACCTCGGCGGCCCGCCCCGGGTTCGTCGCCGAACTGGAGCTGTCCTCGACCAGCGCGGAGGCACCCGACGACGTCGCGCTCGGGCTGGTGCTGCCGTGCTGGACGCTGCTCGGAATGCTCGACCGCGCACTGGCATTGACCATCGAGCATGTCCGGCTGCGCCAGCAGTTCGGTCAGCCGCTGTCGAAGTTCCAGAGCGTGCAGTTCCAGCTCACCGACGCCGAGGTGGAACGCGGCGGGCTCGAGATCCTGGCCAAACACGCGCTGTGGAGCGCCGGACCGTCGTCGGGGACGTCGGCGGCCGAGGCGCTCGACGACGCGCTCGCGCTGCGGATGGCCGCGATCGAGGCGGCCGAGGTGGTGTTCCGGGTCTGCCATCAGCTGCACGGCGCGGTCGGGTTCTGCGACGAGACCACGCTGTCGTGGCTGTCGCGTTACAGCCAGCCGTTGCGGCGCCTGCCCTTCGGGCTGTCGGCGACCCGCGATCTGCTCACCGCCCGCATCGACGGGCGGGGCCTGACCGGGCTGTACGCCGGATGA
- a CDS encoding acyl-CoA dehydrogenase family protein, translating into MTELDFSELHDELRAVAADLLGKEADGEVGAPLLAQAGWTGLEIAEEFGGAGATVRETVVICQELGRAAARSGYLGGAVIGVGLLNLLQPNALRDRLLAEVAEGSATVAVGVSAEDRAVDPAWTLDADGRLSGSVPYVVDGAATWLLAPVTGPDGALVVAAVATDAAGVSVVDQPVVDETRSLATVSADGAAVEMLSFAGDPGSGLATVRDRAYLGLACDSLGLAEAMLDATVSYLGVRQQFGRPIGSFQAVKHACADMLVQISVTRQLVSAAVAAVAGGDPDAGRATAMAKAYAGEMAVQVAGKAMQLHGGIGYTWEAGVHAYLKRATLNRALFGSPAAHRLRLTEDGR; encoded by the coding sequence GTGACCGAATTGGACTTCAGCGAGCTGCACGACGAACTGCGCGCCGTGGCCGCCGATCTGCTGGGCAAGGAGGCCGACGGCGAGGTCGGCGCGCCGTTGCTGGCCCAGGCCGGCTGGACGGGACTGGAGATCGCCGAGGAGTTCGGCGGCGCCGGCGCCACCGTGCGCGAGACCGTCGTCATCTGCCAGGAGCTCGGCCGGGCGGCCGCCCGCAGCGGTTATCTGGGCGGCGCCGTCATCGGGGTCGGGCTGCTGAACCTGCTGCAGCCCAACGCTCTTCGTGACCGTCTGCTGGCCGAGGTCGCCGAGGGGTCGGCCACGGTGGCGGTCGGGGTCTCGGCCGAGGACCGCGCCGTCGACCCGGCCTGGACCCTGGACGCCGATGGCCGGTTGAGCGGTTCGGTGCCGTATGTCGTCGACGGTGCGGCCACCTGGCTGCTGGCGCCGGTGACCGGTCCCGACGGCGCCCTCGTCGTCGCCGCCGTGGCGACCGACGCGGCGGGAGTGAGCGTGGTCGACCAACCCGTCGTGGACGAGACCCGCTCGCTGGCAACGGTGTCCGCCGATGGCGCCGCCGTCGAGATGCTGAGTTTCGCGGGGGATCCCGGGTCGGGGTTGGCGACCGTGCGGGACCGCGCCTACCTCGGATTGGCCTGCGACAGCCTCGGGTTGGCCGAGGCGATGCTTGACGCCACGGTGTCGTACCTGGGTGTGCGTCAGCAGTTCGGCCGGCCCATCGGGTCCTTCCAGGCGGTCAAGCACGCCTGCGCCGACATGCTGGTGCAGATCTCGGTGACACGCCAGCTGGTGAGCGCCGCGGTGGCGGCCGTCGCCGGCGGGGATCCGGACGCCGGGCGGGCGACCGCGATGGCCAAGGCCTATGCCGGCGAGATGGCGGTGCAGGTCGCGGGCAAGGCCATGCAGTTGCACGGCGGCATCGGCTACACCTGGGAGGCCGGCGTGCACGCCTACCTGAAGCGGGCCACGTTGAACCGGGCGCTGTTCGGATCGCCTGCCGCGCATCGGCTTCGGCTCACCGAGGACGGTCGCTGA
- a CDS encoding CaiB/BaiF CoA transferase family protein encodes MSAAGPLAGVRVVDLTAMVMGPYCTQIMADMGADVVKIEPPQGDNTRFISVGPAPGMSGVFVNVNRGKRSAVLDLRTDDGKAALRALIESADVFIHSMRSKAIASLGFSYDEVAAINPTIVYTNCYGYSRRGPAADRPAYDDTIQAECGLPAVQEQLTGEANYVGTIMADKVAGLTALYATMMALFHRERTGEGQEVEVSMFETMASFMLVEHANGAMFDPPLGPAVYPRTVAPNRRPYETKDGHIAALIYNDKHWNAFVGAVRPCWVEKDPTLYATLELRAKQIDTVYGLVAETLKERTTEEWLTLFEELEIPAAPIHTPDALFDNPHLNAVGLFETVQTPHGPIRFPGVPTWFSRTPGHVRGPAPELGADTAAVLDELGARSTAPRTADSDAEPALGSG; translated from the coding sequence ATGAGCGCCGCGGGGCCGCTGGCCGGCGTGCGGGTGGTCGACCTCACCGCCATGGTGATGGGTCCCTACTGCACCCAGATCATGGCCGACATGGGCGCCGACGTCGTCAAGATCGAACCGCCGCAGGGCGACAACACCCGGTTCATCTCGGTGGGCCCGGCCCCCGGCATGAGCGGGGTGTTCGTCAACGTCAACCGCGGCAAACGCAGCGCAGTGCTGGACCTGCGGACCGACGACGGCAAGGCCGCGCTGCGGGCCCTGATCGAGTCCGCGGACGTGTTCATCCACTCCATGCGCTCCAAAGCGATTGCCAGCCTGGGCTTTTCCTACGACGAAGTGGCCGCGATCAACCCGACGATCGTCTACACCAACTGCTACGGCTACAGCCGCCGCGGCCCGGCCGCCGACCGCCCGGCCTACGACGACACCATCCAGGCCGAATGCGGGCTGCCCGCCGTCCAGGAACAGTTGACCGGCGAGGCGAACTACGTGGGCACCATCATGGCCGACAAGGTCGCCGGCCTGACCGCGCTCTACGCGACCATGATGGCGCTGTTCCACCGGGAGCGCACCGGGGAGGGCCAAGAGGTCGAGGTCAGCATGTTCGAGACGATGGCGTCGTTCATGCTCGTCGAACACGCCAACGGCGCGATGTTCGACCCGCCGCTCGGACCGGCCGTCTACCCGCGGACCGTCGCCCCCAACCGTCGCCCGTATGAGACCAAGGACGGTCACATCGCCGCCCTGATCTACAACGACAAGCATTGGAACGCCTTCGTCGGCGCCGTCCGGCCCTGCTGGGTCGAAAAGGACCCGACGCTGTACGCGACGCTCGAGCTTCGGGCCAAGCAGATCGACACCGTGTACGGGCTGGTGGCCGAGACGCTGAAGGAGCGCACCACCGAGGAATGGCTGACGCTGTTCGAGGAACTCGAGATCCCGGCCGCACCGATCCACACCCCGGACGCACTGTTCGACAACCCGCACCTCAACGCCGTCGGGCTGTTCGAGACGGTGCAGACGCCGCACGGCCCGATCCGGTTTCCCGGTGTGCCGACCTGGTTTTCGCGGACCCCGGGGCATGTCCGGGGCCCGGCGCCGGAACTGGGCGCCGACACCGCCGCGGTACTCGACGAGTTGGGCGCGCGCAGCACCGCGCCCCGGACAGCCGACAGTGACGCCGAACCCGCGCTGGGTTCGGGATAG
- a CDS encoding IS110 family transposase, whose protein sequence is MVVLGADVHKRSHTFVAVDDRGRKAGEKTVPATTEGHLKALAWAKTNFGEDLLWGIEDCRNLSARLERDLLSAGQKVVRVAPKLMAHERAGARTQGKSDPIDALAVARAVLRHPDLPVAAHDEVSRELKLLVDRREDLVAQRTSTINRLLGRIHELDPTQILKKKALTRAKAQTAMAAWLATIDGLLAELATDELGDIIRLTLSINELEKRIGTAVRAVAPQLLALPGCAELTAAKIVGETAGITRFKNEAAFACHTGTAPIPVWSGNTAGRVRLSRAGNRQLNAALYRIALTQTRLADSPGQTYYRKRIDQDGKTKAEALRCLKRRLARVVYNRLHADEQSRHHTHQTAAA, encoded by the coding sequence ATGGTGGTTCTTGGAGCCGATGTACACAAGCGCAGCCACACCTTCGTCGCCGTCGACGACCGGGGCCGCAAAGCAGGAGAAAAGACCGTCCCCGCCACCACCGAAGGCCATCTCAAGGCGTTGGCTTGGGCCAAGACCAACTTCGGTGAGGACCTGCTGTGGGGTATCGAAGACTGCCGCAATCTATCAGCGCGCCTGGAGCGGGACCTGTTGTCGGCGGGTCAGAAGGTCGTGCGGGTCGCACCGAAGCTGATGGCCCACGAACGCGCCGGCGCACGCACCCAAGGCAAATCCGACCCCATCGACGCGCTGGCCGTGGCCCGCGCAGTCCTGCGCCACCCGGATCTGCCCGTAGCCGCTCACGACGAGGTCTCCCGCGAACTCAAACTGCTCGTCGATCGACGCGAAGACCTTGTCGCCCAACGCACCTCGACGATCAACCGACTGCTGGGCCGCATCCACGAACTCGACCCCACCCAAATCTTGAAGAAGAAAGCACTCACCCGCGCCAAAGCCCAGACCGCCATGGCCGCCTGGCTGGCCACCATCGACGGGCTACTCGCCGAGCTGGCCACCGACGAACTCGGTGACATCATCCGGCTCACCCTGAGCATCAACGAACTCGAGAAGCGCATCGGCACCGCGGTGCGGGCAGTGGCCCCCCAGCTGCTGGCACTGCCCGGCTGCGCCGAGTTGACCGCCGCCAAGATCGTCGGCGAAACCGCCGGCATCACCCGCTTCAAAAACGAAGCCGCGTTCGCCTGCCACACCGGCACCGCCCCCATCCCGGTCTGGTCAGGCAACACCGCCGGCCGGGTACGTCTGAGCAGAGCAGGCAACCGACAACTCAACGCCGCCCTCTACCGCATCGCCCTCACCCAGACCCGCCTAGCCGACAGCCCCGGCCAGACCTACTACCGCAAACGCATCGACCAGGACGGCAAAACCAAAGCCGAGGCACTGCGCTGCCTCAAACGACGCCTGGCACGAGTCGTCTACAACCGCCTCCACGCCGACGAACAATCACGACACCACACCCACCAAACCGCCGCCGCTTGA
- a CDS encoding glucose 1-dehydrogenase: MGRVTGKVVLISGGAQGMGAAHARMLVAEGAKVVIGDILDEAGSALADELGDAARYVHLDVTQADQWDAAVATAVGAFGGLTALVNNAGIVALGKIGKFDMTEWQKVIDVNLTGTFLGMQAVVGQMKAAGTGSIINISSIEGLRGAPMVHPYVASKWAVRGLAKSAALELGRHNIRVNSVHPGFIRTPMTEHFPEDMVTAPLGRSGRSEEVSTFVVFLVSDESSFATGAEFVVDGGLVTDVNHKDNVF, encoded by the coding sequence ATGGGACGCGTGACCGGAAAAGTCGTACTGATCAGCGGCGGAGCGCAGGGCATGGGCGCGGCGCACGCGCGGATGCTCGTCGCCGAGGGCGCCAAGGTGGTCATCGGCGACATCTTGGACGAAGCCGGTTCAGCGCTGGCCGACGAACTCGGGGACGCCGCGCGCTACGTGCACCTCGACGTCACCCAGGCCGATCAGTGGGACGCCGCGGTCGCGACGGCGGTCGGCGCGTTCGGCGGTCTGACGGCGCTGGTGAACAACGCTGGCATCGTCGCGCTGGGCAAGATCGGCAAGTTCGACATGACCGAGTGGCAGAAGGTCATCGACGTCAACCTCACCGGCACCTTCCTGGGCATGCAGGCCGTCGTCGGTCAGATGAAGGCCGCCGGCACCGGGTCGATCATCAACATCTCCTCCATCGAGGGTCTGCGCGGCGCCCCCATGGTGCACCCGTACGTCGCGTCCAAGTGGGCCGTGCGCGGGCTGGCCAAGTCCGCGGCACTCGAGTTGGGCCGGCACAACATTCGGGTGAACTCGGTACATCCGGGCTTCATCCGCACCCCCATGACCGAGCACTTCCCCGAGGACATGGTGACCGCCCCACTGGGCCGGTCCGGCCGCTCCGAGGAGGTGTCGACGTTCGTGGTGTTCCTCGTCAGCGACGAGTCGTCGTTCGCCACCGGCGCCGAGTTCGTCGTCGACGGCGGCCTGGTGACCGACGTCAACCACAAGGACAACGTTTTCTAG
- a CDS encoding NAD(P)H-dependent amine dehydrogenase family protein yields the protein MTIRVALFGTGNCGRLALIQLIEDPRFELTAVGVSSADKVGKDAGELAGLDVQTGVAATLGLDAALATKPDCLVYCAMGDTRPVEATADVMAALAAGIDVVGSAPVTWQYPWDFVPDKAIGRLEEAARQGNSSIFITGVDPGFVTDLIPFAFASTCQRIEQIRTMEIADYASYDGKEVMFDVMGFGNEIGELPLLFQPGVLSLAWGTAIRQLAAGLGIEVDEITDAVEQEPAPEDLDVAVGRIKKGTVAALRFEIRGLVGGHPAIVVEHITRLREDLRPDWAQPAQPGGSYRVEITGEPSYAVDICPSSSRGDHNYAAILAAAGRIVNAIPDVIAAVPGLHTTLDLPLGTGKGVYRAPA from the coding sequence ATGACCATCCGCGTCGCGCTGTTCGGCACCGGAAACTGCGGCCGGCTGGCGCTGATCCAACTGATCGAGGATCCGCGCTTCGAGCTCACCGCCGTGGGGGTCTCCAGCGCGGACAAGGTGGGCAAGGACGCCGGCGAACTCGCGGGCCTGGACGTGCAGACCGGGGTGGCGGCGACGCTGGGCCTCGACGCCGCGCTGGCCACCAAGCCGGACTGCCTGGTGTATTGCGCGATGGGCGACACTCGGCCCGTGGAGGCGACCGCCGACGTGATGGCGGCGCTGGCCGCGGGGATCGACGTCGTGGGCTCAGCGCCCGTCACGTGGCAGTACCCGTGGGACTTCGTGCCGGACAAGGCCATCGGACGGCTGGAAGAGGCTGCGCGCCAGGGGAACTCCAGCATCTTCATCACCGGCGTGGACCCGGGGTTCGTCACCGACCTGATCCCGTTCGCGTTCGCGAGCACCTGTCAGCGCATCGAGCAGATCCGCACCATGGAGATCGCCGACTACGCCTCCTACGACGGCAAGGAGGTGATGTTCGACGTCATGGGGTTCGGCAACGAGATCGGTGAGCTGCCACTGCTGTTCCAGCCCGGCGTGCTGTCGCTGGCGTGGGGCACCGCGATCCGCCAACTCGCGGCGGGCCTCGGTATCGAGGTGGACGAGATCACCGACGCCGTCGAACAGGAACCCGCCCCCGAGGACCTCGACGTGGCGGTGGGCCGCATCAAGAAGGGCACCGTGGCCGCACTGCGCTTCGAGATCCGGGGGCTGGTCGGCGGCCACCCCGCGATCGTCGTCGAGCACATCACCCGGCTGCGGGAAGACCTGCGGCCCGATTGGGCCCAACCCGCCCAGCCGGGCGGCTCCTACCGGGTGGAGATCACCGGCGAGCCGTCGTACGCCGTCGACATCTGCCCGAGCAGCAGTCGCGGCGACCACAACTACGCCGCGATCCTGGCCGCCGCCGGTCGGATCGTCAACGCCATCCCCGACGTCATCGCGGCCGTACCGGGCCTGCACACCACGCTGGACCTGCCGCTGGGCACCGGCAAGGGGGTCTACCGGGCGCCCGCCTGA
- a CDS encoding acyl-CoA dehydrogenase family protein produces MGAQATALRGQLRSLVAEQLPEDFMGAFTDDPADLAAAQQFCRTLAEQGLLCMSWPAEFGGRDASVWEQTVVREEMWAHHEPRGAQYMGVNWVGPIIMRHGTPEQQQRHLPPIANGEVIWCQGFSEPEAGSDLASLRTTARRDGDGWLVSGQKIWTSYATMAQWCFLLARTSKEDKKQQGLTIFLVPMSDPAIQVRPIRCIMGPHHLNEVFFDDLRVTEADVLGEIGAGWSIVQDVLSFERVGIARYARCEKLLNDAPRALGAAWAELPDELRARWTRMLVHCRRARLLAYRLVELQSKGQVRPGDASGYRIAVTKLDQDSAEVLMEIIAAADVDDPGVRRFRDEVEDHWRYSQASTVSSGSIEMQRILLSRALLAAS; encoded by the coding sequence ATGGGTGCGCAGGCCACGGCGCTGCGCGGTCAGCTGCGTAGCCTGGTGGCCGAGCAGTTGCCCGAGGACTTCATGGGGGCGTTCACCGACGACCCCGCGGATCTGGCTGCCGCGCAGCAGTTCTGCCGCACACTGGCCGAACAGGGTCTGCTGTGCATGTCGTGGCCGGCGGAGTTCGGCGGCCGGGACGCCTCGGTGTGGGAGCAGACCGTGGTGCGCGAGGAGATGTGGGCGCACCACGAACCGCGCGGCGCGCAGTACATGGGCGTCAACTGGGTGGGGCCGATCATCATGCGACACGGCACCCCCGAGCAGCAGCAGCGCCACCTGCCGCCGATCGCCAACGGCGAAGTCATCTGGTGCCAGGGTTTTTCGGAGCCCGAGGCTGGCTCCGACCTGGCCTCGCTGCGCACCACCGCCCGCCGCGATGGCGACGGCTGGTTGGTCAGCGGGCAGAAGATCTGGACCTCGTACGCGACCATGGCGCAATGGTGCTTCCTGCTGGCGCGCACGTCCAAGGAGGACAAGAAGCAGCAGGGCCTGACCATCTTCCTGGTACCGATGTCCGACCCGGCCATCCAGGTGCGACCGATCCGCTGCATCATGGGACCGCACCACCTCAACGAGGTGTTCTTCGACGATCTGCGGGTCACCGAGGCCGACGTGCTCGGCGAGATCGGCGCGGGCTGGTCGATCGTGCAGGACGTGCTGTCCTTCGAGCGCGTGGGCATCGCGCGGTACGCCCGCTGCGAGAAGCTGCTGAACGACGCGCCGCGCGCCCTGGGCGCGGCCTGGGCCGAGCTGCCAGATGAGTTGCGCGCCAGGTGGACCCGGATGCTGGTGCACTGCCGGCGGGCCCGCCTGCTGGCGTACCGGTTGGTCGAGTTGCAGAGCAAGGGGCAGGTGCGGCCCGGGGACGCCTCCGGGTACCGCATCGCGGTGACGAAGCTGGATCAGGACAGCGCGGAGGTGCTCATGGAGATCATCGCGGCCGCGGACGTCGACGACCCCGGGGTGCGTCGGTTCCGCGACGAGGTCGAGGACCACTGGCGCTACTCGCAGGCGTCCACGGTGTCCTCCGGCAGTATCGAGATGCAACGCATCCTGCTGTCCCGAGCGCTGCTGGCGGCATCATGA